In the Kaistella sp. 97-N-M2 genome, one interval contains:
- a CDS encoding NAD(P)H-dependent oxidoreductase, translating to MNYLESLRNRYSVKKFDKDKTVSSDLIANILEAAKLSASSLGLQPYEIIIVQSAEMKEKLVPAFYNPSQISTCSHLIVLVSKNTIGEEYIGKYFSHISQTREIPLESLNPFKQSISSHIEKLSPEEVMAWADKQCYIVLGNLMFAAALENVDTCPMEGFSPEKISQVLEIDASTEKVAVTLALGYRSEEDQFQKLKKVRKPNDKLFKFI from the coding sequence ATGAATTATCTCGAATCTTTGCGCAACCGCTATTCTGTGAAAAAATTTGACAAAGACAAAACAGTTTCTTCCGATTTGATCGCCAATATTCTGGAAGCGGCAAAACTTTCTGCTAGTTCCCTGGGACTTCAACCATACGAGATCATCATCGTTCAAAGCGCGGAAATGAAGGAAAAACTCGTTCCCGCTTTTTACAATCCTTCCCAGATTTCTACGTGTTCGCATTTAATTGTCCTCGTGTCCAAAAACACGATCGGCGAAGAATATATCGGTAAATATTTCTCGCATATCTCTCAAACCCGGGAAATTCCTTTGGAAAGTTTAAACCCTTTTAAACAAAGCATCAGCAGCCACATCGAAAAATTAAGTCCCGAAGAAGTAATGGCGTGGGCCGATAAACAATGCTATATCGTCCTGGGAAATCTCATGTTCGCCGCAGCTCTGGAAAACGTGGACACTTGTCCGATGGAAGGTTTCAGTCCGGAAAAAATCTCCCAGGTCCTGGAAATTGATGCGTCCACAGAAAAAGTTGCCGTTACTTTGGCGCTCGGTTACCGTTCCGAAGAAGATCAGTTTCAAAAATTAAAAAAAGTGCGGAAGCCCAATGACAAACTGTTTAAGTTTATTTAA
- the nadB gene encoding L-aspartate oxidase — protein MIKADVLVIGSGISGLSYAIKISEKMPEAKIIIVTKADEDESNTKYAQGGLAVVTNFDNDNFQKHIDDTMRAGDGENNLDVVKMVIEEGPERFKELVEWGTNFDQKDGHLMLGREGGHTENRIVHHKDITGKEIERALLATVNKSPNIEIMAHHYVIDLITQHHVPNKIFDLNKIDCYGAYILDEKNKKIKKITAKITLVATGGAGHVYKNTTNPLIATGDGIAFVHRARGKVSNMQYYQFHPTALYSKRDGMLFLISEAVRGDGAKLRTKDGEKFMHKYDEREELASRDIVARAIDSELKISGADYVGLDCRNMNHEKFMDHFPNIYQKCLEEGIDPFKQLIPVVPACHYLMGGIETDMSGQSSIKNLFAVGECTNSGLHGANRLASNSLLEGLVFGHNAALKTVELLEINDFNFEDLKAVPEWNEEGMKMMDEMVMVSYFRRQLQEMMSDLVSIVRSNERLLLAKKKQQEIFEAVTELYNYSIISPQLSELRNLVNISYLIIKQSMKMKKNKGAFFNKDLV, from the coding sequence ATGATAAAAGCAGACGTACTCGTCATCGGATCCGGAATCTCCGGACTTTCTTACGCGATAAAAATTTCCGAGAAAATGCCCGAAGCCAAAATCATCATCGTTACAAAAGCCGATGAAGACGAAAGCAACACCAAATACGCCCAGGGCGGTTTAGCCGTGGTGACCAATTTCGACAACGATAATTTCCAGAAACACATCGACGATACCATGCGCGCGGGCGACGGCGAAAATAATCTGGATGTCGTGAAAATGGTGATCGAAGAAGGTCCCGAACGGTTTAAAGAACTCGTAGAATGGGGCACCAATTTCGATCAGAAAGATGGGCATCTCATGCTTGGTCGAGAAGGCGGCCACACGGAGAACCGCATTGTGCATCACAAAGATATCACGGGGAAAGAAATTGAACGCGCTTTGCTCGCGACCGTAAATAAATCGCCGAATATCGAAATCATGGCGCATCATTACGTCATCGATCTGATCACGCAGCACCACGTTCCAAACAAAATTTTCGACCTGAATAAAATCGACTGCTACGGCGCCTATATTTTGGACGAGAAAAACAAAAAAATCAAAAAGATTACGGCCAAAATTACTTTGGTTGCCACAGGCGGCGCCGGTCATGTTTATAAAAACACAACAAATCCGCTTATCGCAACAGGCGACGGAATTGCCTTCGTACACCGCGCGCGCGGCAAGGTCTCCAATATGCAGTATTATCAGTTTCATCCCACGGCGTTGTATTCGAAAAGAGACGGCATGCTGTTTCTGATTTCGGAAGCGGTTCGGGGTGACGGCGCGAAACTCCGAACAAAAGACGGCGAAAAATTCATGCATAAATACGATGAACGCGAAGAACTGGCGTCCCGCGATATCGTAGCCCGCGCGATTGACAGTGAATTGAAAATTTCCGGCGCCGATTATGTTGGTCTGGACTGCCGCAATATGAACCACGAAAAATTCATGGATCATTTCCCTAACATCTATCAGAAATGCCTGGAAGAAGGTATTGATCCTTTCAAACAGCTAATTCCCGTCGTTCCGGCGTGTCATTATCTGATGGGCGGCATCGAAACCGATATGAGCGGACAGAGTTCCATTAAAAATTTATTTGCCGTGGGCGAATGTACGAACTCGGGTTTGCACGGTGCTAACCGGCTGGCCTCCAACTCTTTGCTGGAAGGTTTGGTTTTCGGTCACAATGCCGCGCTAAAAACCGTCGAACTTTTGGAAATTAATGATTTTAATTTTGAAGATTTAAAGGCGGTCCCCGAATGGAACGAGGAAGGAATGAAAATGATGGACGAAATGGTGATGGTTTCCTATTTTCGGCGACAGCTTCAGGAAATGATGAGCGATCTTGTAAGCATCGTACGAAGCAACGAAAGACTGTTGCTGGCAAAGAAAAAACAGCAGGAAATTTTCGAAGCGGTAACGGAACTTTACAATTATTCCATCATTTCGCCGCAACTTTCTGAACTGCGGAATCTGGTGAACATTTCTTATCTGATCATCAAACAGTCCATGAAAATGAAAAAAAACAAAGGCGCATTTTTTAATAAAGATTTAGTCTAA
- a CDS encoding sulfurtransferase, with protein MKISPIINAAELRNLSKGNLVIVDAGSGDAASEHYLSEHIDGALYVDLNKDLAQIPENAKDGGRHPLPDLEKFAELLATLGIDENSHIIVYDDKNAANAAARFWWMLRSVGIENVQVLNGGFQAAKAQGFPINSEIAEAGKVEKLTLKKWKLPKVDMDFIEKNSENPEFTVIDVREKDRYDGKSEPIDEIAGHIPGAVNIPFKENLNEDGTFKNPDILRKKYDKILKNTNSTKIAVHCGSGVTACHTLLALDYAGFEIPSLYVGSWSEWSRNDKPVAKNID; from the coding sequence ATGAAAATATCTCCCATTATCAACGCAGCAGAATTACGTAATTTAAGCAAAGGCAATTTGGTTATTGTAGATGCGGGAAGTGGCGATGCTGCTTCTGAACATTACCTTTCGGAGCATATCGACGGGGCTCTGTATGTTGATTTGAATAAAGATTTAGCGCAAATTCCAGAAAACGCGAAGGACGGCGGGCGACATCCCTTGCCCGATTTGGAAAAATTTGCAGAACTTTTAGCAACACTTGGTATCGATGAAAATTCGCACATTATTGTATACGATGATAAAAATGCAGCCAACGCGGCGGCGAGATTTTGGTGGATGTTAAGATCCGTAGGAATAGAAAACGTGCAGGTTTTAAACGGTGGTTTTCAAGCGGCGAAAGCGCAGGGGTTTCCAATCAATTCAGAAATTGCAGAAGCGGGAAAAGTGGAAAAACTTACGCTAAAAAAGTGGAAACTGCCGAAAGTTGATATGGATTTCATCGAAAAGAACTCAGAAAATCCCGAATTTACCGTGATTGATGTTCGCGAGAAAGACCGTTACGACGGCAAATCTGAACCTATCGATGAAATTGCGGGACATATTCCGGGTGCGGTCAATATTCCCTTTAAAGAAAACCTGAACGAAGACGGAACTTTTAAAAATCCGGATATTCTTCGGAAAAAATATGATAAGATCTTAAAAAACACAAACTCCACGAAAATCGCAGTCCATTGCGGTTCGGGCGTAACAGCCTGTCATACTTTGCTGGCTTTGGATTATGCCGGCTTCGAAATCCCCAGTCTCTACGTCGGTTCCTGGAGCGAATGGTCGCGAAACGACAAACCGGTTGCAAAAAATATTGATTAA
- the nadC gene encoding carboxylating nicotinate-nucleotide diphosphorylase — protein MKRPAYVTKDALKTFIKNALEEDIREGDHSTLATIPKDLQQKARLLVKEDCILAGVELAEIIFNTFDKNLKVEVFIKDGEMAKAGDVAFFVTGNARSILSTERFILNCMQRMSGIATLTHDWDSRLLGTKTKLLDTRKTTPNFRICEKWAVAIGGGTNHRYGLYDMIMLKDNHIDYNGSITNAVKMAQEYIKKNKKKLKIEVETRTLLEVEEAIKAGADRIMLDNMDTQTMKKAVHLINGKCESEASGGITRDMLKNIANTGVDYISAGALTHSASNIDLSLKAVK, from the coding sequence ATGAAAAGACCCGCCTACGTAACGAAAGATGCCTTAAAAACTTTTATTAAAAATGCTTTGGAAGAAGACATTCGCGAAGGCGACCACTCTACTTTAGCCACGATTCCGAAAGATCTGCAGCAGAAAGCAAGATTGCTGGTAAAAGAAGACTGTATTTTGGCGGGTGTGGAACTGGCTGAAATTATTTTCAACACTTTCGATAAAAATTTGAAAGTCGAAGTTTTCATTAAAGACGGAGAAATGGCAAAAGCGGGCGATGTGGCTTTTTTTGTTACCGGAAATGCGCGGTCGATCCTCTCCACGGAACGGTTTATCCTAAACTGCATGCAGAGAATGAGCGGAATTGCGACGCTAACGCACGACTGGGATTCGCGGTTGCTGGGCACGAAAACGAAACTTTTGGATACCAGAAAAACAACACCCAATTTCCGGATTTGCGAGAAATGGGCCGTCGCTATTGGCGGCGGAACAAATCACCGATATGGTTTGTACGATATGATTATGCTGAAGGACAACCACATCGATTACAACGGAAGTATTACGAATGCGGTAAAAATGGCGCAGGAATACATCAAAAAAAATAAAAAGAAACTGAAGATCGAAGTTGAGACGCGCACGCTTCTGGAAGTTGAAGAAGCTATAAAAGCCGGTGCAGACCGAATTATGCTGGATAATATGGACACCCAAACCATGAAAAAAGCCGTACACCTCATCAACGGGAAATGCGAAAGCGAAGCCTCGGGCGGCATAACGCGCGACATGTTGAAAAACATTGCAAATACAGGGGTGGATTACATTTCTGCGGGCGCCTTAACGCACTCTGCCTCGAACATTGACCTAAGTTTAAAAGCGGTGAAATAA
- a CDS encoding TonB-dependent receptor, whose amino-acid sequence MKSILLKKSMLTVVITLSTASVYYAQSVKDTLNREADIEQVVLTGVADLAKDRKTPVAVSTIKEEQIIKKLGNQEFPEILNTTPSVYATKGGGGFGDSRVNVRGFDQVNTAVLINGVPINDMENGSVYWSNWAGLADVTSAMQVQRGLGSSKLAIASVGGTINILTRSADKKRQANVTLGVGNDGYYKSLFSYNTGKSEKGWSSSFLVSRTAGSMYADGTEFEGYNYYFALGFNPSEKHDLQFTITGAPQWHNQRSFSPTIAEYQKYSENGEIDRRYNLNWGYKSDETGVRREYSFARNYYHKPVMSLNWDWTISPASKLSTVVYASFGRGGGTGTLGKVNNKTENGFRTSEGYIDFDAIVEANQAIAAPGTGANAVFTRRSSINSHNWIGAISSFNHKINENLNFSVGVDARYYKGIHYRVSSDLLGAKYIVDNTDINNPNRQLTNTYSATPNWNPFGSKTNEEKIVYYNDGIVKWLGGFGQLEYSNDLISAFVQGSVSNQGFQRVDYFLYAPNEQKTKNQSLTGYNVKGGANFNISSTSNIFGNIGYYERQPFFGAVFLNNRNDINENLTNEKIFSAEIGYGYRSPILDANVNVYRTSWDDIYKRISYRDAVANKTYYASVLGINEIHQGVELDFVVKAINKLRINGMLSVGDWYYNKDVTASFVDDETREVIKAGQLLIKDVKVGDAAQLTASLGADLDVTNWFSLDASYRYADKLYSSYDPAASIDTRREAIELPSFGLLDAGASFKFKLNKDQGFRFRVNVNNVLDETYIAESRTSILPTDKVSSAANAQTYQEAGRIYDGIADGNQVYFGFGRTWNASVTFTF is encoded by the coding sequence ATGAAAAGTATTTTGTTAAAAAAATCGATGTTAACGGTGGTTATCACTCTTTCAACGGCAAGCGTATATTATGCGCAGTCTGTGAAAGATACTTTGAACAGAGAAGCAGACATTGAGCAGGTGGTATTAACCGGTGTTGCCGATCTTGCGAAAGACAGAAAAACTCCCGTAGCAGTCTCTACCATCAAAGAAGAGCAGATCATTAAAAAACTGGGTAACCAGGAATTTCCGGAAATTCTAAACACAACACCTTCCGTTTACGCAACGAAAGGAGGCGGTGGTTTTGGAGACTCCAGAGTGAATGTTCGTGGATTTGATCAGGTAAATACTGCCGTATTGATCAACGGGGTTCCGATTAATGACATGGAAAACGGTTCTGTATACTGGTCGAACTGGGCCGGACTTGCGGATGTAACTTCTGCAATGCAGGTTCAGAGAGGTTTAGGTTCTTCAAAACTGGCTATTGCTTCTGTTGGTGGAACCATTAACATTTTAACCAGATCAGCAGATAAAAAAAGACAGGCGAATGTTACTTTAGGTGTGGGTAATGATGGTTATTACAAATCCTTATTTTCTTACAACACAGGAAAATCCGAAAAAGGTTGGTCTTCTTCATTCTTAGTGAGCAGAACAGCAGGTTCAATGTACGCAGACGGAACTGAATTCGAAGGGTACAACTACTATTTTGCTTTAGGATTTAACCCTTCTGAAAAACACGATTTACAATTTACGATTACGGGCGCGCCGCAATGGCACAACCAAAGATCTTTTTCACCCACAATTGCAGAATATCAAAAATACAGCGAAAACGGGGAGATCGACAGAAGATATAACCTTAACTGGGGTTACAAAAGTGATGAGACAGGTGTAAGAAGAGAATATTCTTTTGCCAGAAATTATTATCACAAACCGGTAATGTCCTTAAACTGGGACTGGACCATTTCTCCTGCTTCTAAATTATCAACTGTGGTTTATGCTTCATTTGGTAGAGGTGGTGGAACTGGAACTTTAGGAAAAGTGAACAACAAAACCGAAAATGGTTTCAGAACCTCTGAAGGATATATCGATTTCGACGCAATCGTGGAGGCAAACCAAGCAATTGCTGCTCCAGGAACTGGTGCTAATGCTGTTTTCACCAGAAGATCATCCATCAACTCTCATAACTGGATTGGAGCAATCTCCAGTTTCAATCACAAAATCAACGAGAATTTAAACTTCTCCGTAGGTGTGGATGCCAGATATTACAAAGGAATTCACTACAGAGTATCTTCAGATCTTTTAGGCGCGAAATATATTGTAGACAATACCGACATTAACAATCCAAACAGACAGTTAACCAACACTTATAGTGCGACGCCAAACTGGAATCCATTCGGAAGCAAAACCAACGAAGAGAAAATCGTTTATTATAATGATGGGATTGTAAAATGGTTAGGAGGTTTCGGTCAGTTAGAATACTCGAACGATCTAATTTCTGCATTTGTTCAGGGATCTGTTTCCAACCAGGGTTTCCAAAGAGTAGATTACTTCCTGTACGCTCCGAACGAACAAAAAACCAAAAACCAAAGCCTTACCGGTTATAACGTTAAAGGGGGTGCAAACTTCAATATCTCTTCCACAAGTAACATTTTTGGTAACATTGGTTACTACGAAAGACAACCTTTCTTTGGTGCTGTATTTTTAAATAATAGAAACGACATCAACGAAAACCTGACGAACGAGAAGATTTTCTCGGCAGAAATCGGTTACGGGTACAGATCACCTATTTTAGATGCAAACGTAAACGTGTACAGAACATCTTGGGATGATATCTACAAAAGAATCTCTTACCGTGATGCTGTTGCAAATAAAACCTATTATGCAAGCGTTTTAGGAATCAACGAAATTCACCAGGGGGTGGAACTTGATTTTGTTGTGAAAGCGATCAACAAATTAAGAATCAACGGTATGTTATCTGTGGGTGACTGGTATTACAACAAAGACGTTACCGCTTCTTTCGTTGACGATGAAACAAGAGAAGTTATTAAAGCAGGTCAACTTTTAATTAAAGACGTAAAAGTAGGCGACGCCGCTCAACTTACCGCATCTTTAGGAGCAGATTTAGACGTAACTAACTGGTTCTCTCTTGATGCAAGTTACCGTTATGCCGATAAACTTTATTCCAGCTACGATCCTGCCGCAAGTATAGACACCAGAAGAGAGGCGATTGAACTGCCTTCTTTCGGACTTCTTGATGCCGGAGCTTCTTTTAAATTTAAATTGAACAAAGACCAAGGTTTCAGATTCAGAGTTAACGTAAACAATGTGCTGGATGAAACTTATATCGCAGAATCAAGAACAAGTATTTTACCTACAGATAAAGTAAGTTCTGCTGCAAATGCACAGACTTATCAGGAAGCTGGTAGAATCTATGATGGTATTGCAGATGGCAACCAGGTATATTTCGGATTCGGAAGAACATGGAACGCTTCGGTAACATTTACTTTCTAG
- a CDS encoding aspartate-semialdehyde dehydrogenase has protein sequence MKVALVGATGMVGQVMLKVLEERNFPLTELIPVASEKSVGKVVTFKGKDFQVVSMQTAIDMMPEIALFSAGGTTSLEFAPQFAAVGTTVIDNSSAWRMEADKKLVVPEINATELTKDDKIIANPNCSTIQLVMVLHPLNLKYNLKRVIVSTYQSVTGTGKNAVDQLNAEIAGNKEAGKVYPYEIFKNALPQCDVFSDDDYTKEEIKLMTEPKKILGDNTFNITATAVRVPVQGGHSESVNIEFENEFDLAEIRNILSNTPGVVVLDDVKNKIYPMPLYAEGKDEVFVGRIRRDISQPKTLNMWIVADNLRKGAATNAVQIAEYLLENKLV, from the coding sequence ATGAAAGTAGCACTTGTAGGCGCAACCGGAATGGTGGGCCAGGTGATGTTAAAAGTTTTAGAGGAAAGAAATTTTCCTCTTACCGAACTGATTCCCGTGGCGTCCGAAAAATCGGTGGGCAAAGTTGTTACTTTTAAAGGAAAAGACTTTCAAGTTGTGTCCATGCAAACGGCGATCGACATGATGCCCGAAATCGCCCTGTTTTCCGCCGGCGGAACAACTTCTCTGGAGTTTGCGCCTCAGTTCGCCGCCGTGGGAACTACGGTCATCGACAATTCTTCTGCGTGGCGAATGGAAGCCGACAAAAAACTCGTTGTTCCCGAAATCAATGCAACAGAATTGACGAAAGACGATAAGATCATCGCCAACCCAAACTGTTCCACCATTCAGCTGGTGATGGTTTTGCATCCTTTAAATTTAAAATATAACCTGAAACGCGTTATCGTTTCCACCTATCAATCGGTGACGGGCACCGGGAAAAATGCCGTCGATCAGCTCAACGCAGAAATCGCCGGAAATAAAGAGGCCGGAAAAGTGTATCCGTACGAAATCTTTAAAAATGCTTTGCCACAGTGCGATGTTTTTTCTGATGATGATTACACGAAAGAGGAAATTAAACTCATGACGGAACCCAAAAAGATTTTAGGCGACAACACCTTCAATATTACCGCCACAGCAGTTCGGGTTCCCGTACAGGGCGGACATTCCGAAAGTGTGAATATCGAATTTGAAAATGAATTTGACCTTGCGGAGATCCGAAACATTCTTTCCAATACGCCCGGCGTAGTTGTTCTCGACGACGTTAAAAATAAAATTTACCCGATGCCGCTGTACGCGGAAGGAAAAGATGAGGTTTTCGTCGGAAGAATCCGACGGGACATTTCCCAACCGAAGACACTCAACATGTGGATCGTCGCCGATAATCTCCGCAAAGGCGCCGCAACAAACGCCGTGCAGATCGCGGAGTATCTGCTCGAAAACAAATTGGTTTAA
- a CDS encoding cation diffusion facilitator family transporter — MTENADSTTTSFTFQRWVAIIGIALFIAKLIAWHLTNSDAVFSDAMESIVNIIAAFMGLYSLYLAAKPKDREHPYGHGKVEFVTSGIEGALIIFAGVIIIVQSVNSLLEGNIPQKLDWGILIIAVTAGINYLIGYISYKKGVKENSLVLQSSGKHLQSDTFTTLGVVLSLVLVYFTKIYWIDGVVALLFGGYIMFVGYKIIRKALSGIMDEADLDMLSRLSSFLNDNRKPEWIDIHNMRIQQHGSGLHIDAHLTIPWYFELRKAHNSMEELYKLIGENTDREIEFNFHLDDCKPLSCEICQLFGCPVRERPFVKKIGWNYKNIAQENKHDVNTKF; from the coding sequence ATGACAGAAAACGCTGATTCCACCACCACCAGTTTCACCTTTCAGCGATGGGTGGCCATCATCGGAATTGCCCTTTTCATTGCGAAACTCATCGCCTGGCATTTAACCAATTCCGACGCGGTTTTTTCCGATGCGATGGAAAGTATTGTGAACATCATTGCCGCTTTTATGGGTCTGTATTCGCTGTATCTGGCGGCGAAACCGAAAGACCGCGAACATCCGTACGGTCATGGCAAAGTGGAATTCGTAACGTCCGGAATTGAAGGCGCGCTTATTATTTTCGCCGGCGTCATCATCATTGTGCAATCTGTCAATTCGTTGTTGGAAGGCAATATTCCGCAAAAACTGGACTGGGGAATTCTCATTATCGCGGTTACAGCCGGAATTAATTATTTGATCGGTTACATTTCTTATAAAAAAGGCGTTAAGGAGAATTCCCTTGTGCTTCAAAGCTCCGGGAAACATCTGCAGAGTGATACGTTTACCACTTTGGGCGTTGTACTCAGTTTGGTTTTGGTTTATTTTACGAAAATCTACTGGATCGACGGCGTGGTGGCACTGCTTTTTGGAGGTTATATTATGTTTGTGGGTTACAAGATCATCCGAAAAGCTTTAAGTGGAATTATGGATGAAGCTGATCTCGACATGCTCTCGCGTCTCTCAAGTTTTCTGAATGACAACCGGAAACCTGAGTGGATCGACATTCACAACATGCGAATCCAGCAGCACGGCAGCGGTCTTCATATCGACGCGCATTTAACGATTCCGTGGTATTTTGAACTGCGAAAAGCACATAACTCCATGGAAGAGCTTTATAAACTGATTGGCGAAAATACCGATCGCGAGATCGAATTCAATTTCCATTTAGATGATTGTAAACCTTTATCCTGCGAGATTTGCCAACTTTTTGGATGTCCTGTTCGGGAAAGACCTTTCGTCAAAAAAATCGGATGGAACTACAAAAATATTGCTCAGGAAAATAAACACGACGTGAATACAAAATTCTAA
- a CDS encoding exosortase F system-associated membrane protein, with translation MKILRWFLVISAIFGLIAVRMLEDKIFYDPFLYYFHEANKNADFPEFAWLKLVVNHLFRFLLNLIFSCAAVFFIFKNKKWTIQAGVLMLIVFAITLPIYLYCIHTKFEIGYLFSFYMRRFVIQPLILLLIIPLFYYRKQMAGKI, from the coding sequence ATGAAAATTCTTAGGTGGTTTTTGGTGATATCCGCAATTTTTGGTCTCATCGCGGTGCGGATGCTCGAAGATAAAATCTTTTACGATCCTTTTCTGTATTACTTTCACGAGGCAAACAAAAATGCTGACTTCCCCGAGTTTGCATGGCTGAAGCTCGTTGTTAACCATCTTTTTCGCTTTCTCCTAAACCTGATATTCTCTTGTGCCGCGGTTTTTTTTATTTTTAAAAATAAAAAATGGACCATACAGGCGGGCGTTTTAATGCTGATTGTTTTTGCGATTACCTTACCGATCTACCTCTACTGCATCCACACGAAATTTGAAATCGGCTATCTCTTCTCTTTTTATATGCGTAGATTCGTCATTCAACCCTTAATTTTGTTGCTCATCATTCCGTTGTTTTATTACCGAAAACAAATGGCGGGCAAAATTTAG
- the xrtF gene encoding exosortase family protein XrtF: MFSDFKPVLKILLRFILIYVVMVLAYQFYLNEFKNTGLDPFSRWVMEQTTFVQNFLGYPSKMIPGKPQQETTWFFVSGKYVSRMVEGCNAVSVMILFLSFIFAFYKGFKTFLFVGAGVLCLHVMNVLRIAGLNVLLVELPQYSRIGHDYLFPAIIYGSVVVLWLLWIKLFALKEPENENS, translated from the coding sequence ATGTTTAGCGATTTCAAACCGGTTCTCAAGATTCTCCTGCGTTTTATCCTCATTTATGTGGTGATGGTTTTGGCGTATCAGTTTTACTTGAACGAATTTAAAAATACGGGTCTGGATCCTTTTTCCCGTTGGGTAATGGAGCAAACGACGTTTGTACAGAACTTTCTGGGTTATCCGTCGAAGATGATTCCGGGAAAACCGCAGCAGGAAACAACGTGGTTTTTTGTAAGCGGAAAATATGTGTCGCGAATGGTAGAAGGCTGTAACGCCGTGTCCGTAATGATTTTATTCCTCTCCTTTATTTTCGCTTTTTACAAAGGCTTCAAAACTTTTCTTTTCGTCGGCGCGGGTGTTCTGTGCCTGCACGTGATGAATGTTTTGCGGATTGCCGGCCTGAATGTGCTGCTCGTCGAATTGCCGCAATATTCCCGGATCGGACACGACTATCTTTTTCCGGCGATTATTTATGGGAGTGTGGTGGTGCTTTGGCTGCTTTGGATTAAATTATTTGCTTTAAAAGAACCGGAAAATGAAAATTCTTAG
- a CDS encoding aminoglycoside phosphotransferase family protein → MTNEKAQLFFEEFLGEKAAEFFTLAQSGSARINFVGKNSTTKYIITLNTNLAENESFYYFSQLFSRLYLNTPKVLKISADRQFYIQEFLGEHTLSEIISTDGLSDRTKFLVKQTLAKLYTLQTETAGLIDYSKTFEYEKYDELPVLNDLFYFKSFIADVLEIPYHKASLLREFKALVALIENLEPTGLMIRDFQARNIMVDNTENVHFIDYQSAMKGPLMYDVVSFLFQAKANFPEDFKNEMLDYYFSLWKDEVKVAHLKKALEPIKLIRFLQVLGAYGFRGLIQRKAHFISSIGLGIQNLSEFSESWTEMEDYPELRKIIAALQSETIKHKIKEMTLDH, encoded by the coding sequence ATGACCAACGAAAAGGCCCAACTTTTTTTCGAAGAATTTCTAGGTGAAAAGGCCGCCGAATTTTTTACCTTAGCACAAAGCGGCTCTGCACGAATTAATTTTGTCGGCAAAAATTCCACCACAAAATACATCATCACCTTGAACACGAATTTGGCGGAAAACGAGAGTTTCTACTACTTTTCGCAGCTTTTTTCCCGTTTATATTTAAATACACCCAAGGTTTTAAAGATTTCTGCAGACCGGCAATTCTACATTCAGGAATTTTTGGGCGAACATACTTTGTCTGAGATCATTTCAACCGACGGACTTTCCGACCGCACGAAATTCCTCGTAAAACAGACGCTCGCAAAATTATATACTCTTCAAACTGAAACTGCCGGGCTTATCGATTATTCAAAAACGTTTGAATATGAAAAGTATGATGAACTTCCGGTCCTGAACGATTTATTTTATTTTAAAAGTTTCATCGCCGACGTTTTAGAAATTCCGTATCACAAAGCCTCGTTGCTGCGGGAATTTAAAGCCCTCGTGGCACTTATCGAAAATCTGGAACCGACGGGTTTGATGATCCGCGATTTTCAGGCGCGCAATATTATGGTGGATAACACGGAAAACGTTCACTTTATCGACTATCAATCTGCTATGAAAGGTCCATTGATGTATGATGTTGTTTCCTTCTTATTTCAGGCAAAAGCCAATTTTCCCGAAGATTTTAAAAATGAAATGCTGGATTATTATTTTTCCCTTTGGAAGGATGAAGTTAAAGTTGCGCATTTAAAAAAGGCACTGGAACCCATTAAACTGATCCGCTTTCTGCAAGTTTTGGGCGCTTATGGTTTCCGTGGCCTCATTCAAAGAAAAGCGCATTTCATCTCCAGCATTGGTTTGGGCATCCAAAACCTTTCAGAATTCTCCGAGTCGTGGACGGAAATGGAAGATTATCCGGAACTGCGGAAAATAATTGCAGCGCTGCAATCCGAAACCATTAAACATAAAATTAAGGAAATGACTTTGGACCATTAA